The following proteins are encoded in a genomic region of Ornithinibacillus sp. 4-3:
- a CDS encoding PstS family phosphate ABC transporter substrate-binding protein yields MKFKKYLLLLVLAALAIFTVACGTNEDDENPEDTSQNEENQESESGNENETAELEGSVTIDGSGTVFPLMARLAEEYMLTEQEGVSVEVGRSGTSAGFEKFLVENGTDFNDASRNIKDEEQAKADELGIEVKELKVALDGLTFVTHPDNDWAQELTAEDLKKIFLADGGVTKWSDLNPDFPDEEIKTYGPNENHGTYEFFYESILEEQDLVEGINLQQEYSTLVTLISEDENSIGFFGFGYYTNNTDKLQAVHVDFGEGPVEPTLDTIAEDGDYAPFTRPVFTYLNVNQAKEKPQVLDYAIFAMNNINNFAGEVGFAPIPDAEVEESISFLEGLK; encoded by the coding sequence ATGAAGTTTAAAAAGTATCTCTTATTATTAGTACTTGCTGCATTGGCAATTTTCACAGTAGCATGCGGTACAAATGAAGATGATGAAAATCCAGAGGATACTTCACAAAATGAAGAGAATCAAGAATCAGAAAGTGGAAATGAAAACGAAACAGCTGAACTCGAAGGAAGTGTAACAATTGATGGTTCTGGAACAGTGTTCCCATTAATGGCACGTTTAGCTGAAGAATATATGCTTACAGAACAAGAAGGAGTTTCCGTTGAAGTAGGTCGTTCTGGAACAAGTGCTGGATTTGAAAAATTCCTAGTAGAAAACGGAACAGATTTCAATGACGCTTCTCGTAATATTAAGGATGAAGAGCAAGCAAAAGCAGATGAGCTTGGCATTGAAGTAAAAGAATTAAAAGTGGCTTTAGATGGATTAACTTTTGTAACACACCCTGATAATGATTGGGCACAAGAATTAACAGCAGAGGATTTAAAGAAAATTTTCCTAGCAGATGGTGGAGTTACAAAATGGTCTGACCTTAACCCTGATTTTCCAGATGAAGAAATTAAAACATATGGACCGAATGAAAACCACGGAACATATGAATTCTTCTACGAGTCGATTTTAGAAGAGCAAGATTTAGTTGAAGGAATTAACTTACAGCAAGAATATTCTACACTTGTAACATTAATCTCTGAGGATGAAAACAGTATTGGTTTCTTTGGATTTGGTTACTACACAAATAACACAGATAAATTACAAGCTGTTCATGTAGACTTTGGTGAAGGTCCAGTTGAACCAACTCTAGATACAATTGCTGAAGATGGAGATTATGCTCCATTCACAAGACCAGTGTTCACTTACTTAAATGTAAATCAAGCAAAAGAAAAGCCACAGGTTCTTGATTATGCAATATTCGCTATGAACAATATTAATAACTTTGCTGGTGAAGTGGGATTTGCTCCAATTCCTGATGCCGAAGTAGAAGAAAGTATTAGCTTCTTAGAGGGTTTAAAATAA
- the pstC gene encoding phosphate ABC transporter permease subunit PstC, translating to MEMNNSVNNKKKLDVRNLIEQQKRKKNIKATAEKSIPTILLLIASVSILTTIGIILTLFTETITFFKHVPFLDFFTGTVLKPLSQNPEFGVLPLLTGTLVSTAIAMLVAAPIGIMSAVYLSEYASDRVRKVLKPLLEVLAGVPTIVYGFFAFTFVTPLLKHMIPSLEATNILSPGIVMGIMIIPMIASMSEDAMSSVPNSMREGALALGATKLEVTFRVIIPAALSGIIASFVLGVSRAIGETMIVTIASGSSKNFTFDITQSMQTMTAYIVEVTGGDAPAGSTIYYSLYAVAMTLFVFTLIMNLLARYISRKFREEY from the coding sequence ATGGAAATGAATAATTCAGTGAACAATAAGAAAAAATTAGATGTTCGCAACCTAATCGAGCAACAAAAGAGAAAAAAGAATATCAAAGCAACAGCGGAAAAATCTATACCTACTATCCTACTATTAATCGCTTCTGTATCTATTCTAACAACAATTGGTATCATTCTTACATTATTCACAGAAACGATTACATTCTTTAAACATGTTCCGTTTCTAGACTTCTTCACAGGTACTGTATTAAAGCCGTTAAGTCAAAATCCTGAATTTGGAGTGCTCCCACTATTAACTGGTACATTGGTTTCTACAGCCATTGCCATGCTTGTGGCAGCGCCAATTGGAATTATGTCGGCTGTTTACCTAAGTGAATATGCCTCAGACAGGGTACGAAAAGTGTTAAAACCATTATTAGAGGTTTTAGCAGGTGTCCCTACTATCGTATATGGTTTTTTCGCATTTACTTTTGTAACACCATTATTAAAACACATGATTCCTAGCTTAGAAGCAACTAACATTCTAAGTCCAGGAATTGTAATGGGAATTATGATTATTCCTATGATTGCTTCGATGTCAGAGGATGCGATGAGCTCTGTTCCTAATTCGATGCGTGAAGGAGCTTTAGCCTTAGGAGCGACAAAATTGGAAGTGACTTTTAGAGTTATTATTCCTGCTGCATTATCAGGAATTATTGCATCATTTGTATTAGGTGTTTCTCGTGCGATTGGAGAAACGATGATTGTAACGATTGCGAGTGGTAGTTCCAAAAACTTTACCTTCGATATAACTCAATCGATGCAAACAATGACTGCTTATATTGTTGAGGTAACTGGTGGAGATGCTCCAGCTGGTTCAACCATCTATTACAGTCTATATGCCGTTGCAATGACATTGTTTGTATTTACATTAATTATGAATTTACTTGCTAGATACATCTCTCGTAAATTTAGGGAGGAATATTAA
- a CDS encoding sigma-54 interaction domain-containing protein yields MEKKTTINELILHTLLSTIKDTVAVINAEADVLYWNEGAEKMYHIKSEEIIGRKIYDFFNKEDLMILRTLTTKETIQDVYHQPRPDKHVLISSSPIYDENNKLIGSITVDKDITQTIILNKQLSHTSKELQLLKKKVSNNGLSSAFSSIKGSSPQIKQTIQLAEKVARTDATVIILGESGVGKEIFAQAIHEQSLRRKNNFIPINCGAIPETLFENELFGYERGAYTGASKHGKPGKIELADNGTLFLDEVGELPLDMQVKLLRALQENKIYRIGGTVPRPINVRIIAATNRDLQQMVNIGTFRADLFYRLNVFPISIPPLRERINDIPDLIYDFLYTLREKHQKTPPILHQDALDYMMTYHWPGNVRELLNILERLVILNETGEINVSDVIQVLPIHETTPAPSTPRTFLDEKEDLEEKRMIEALHSTYGNKTAAAQILGMSRATLYKKIKKT; encoded by the coding sequence GTGGAGAAGAAAACAACAATAAATGAGCTTATTTTACATACTTTGCTATCTACAATTAAAGATACTGTAGCAGTTATCAATGCAGAAGCAGACGTACTCTATTGGAATGAAGGTGCAGAGAAGATGTATCACATAAAGAGCGAGGAGATTATTGGAAGGAAAATTTATGATTTTTTTAATAAGGAAGATTTGATGATCCTAAGAACTCTTACGACAAAAGAAACTATCCAAGATGTCTATCATCAACCTCGACCCGATAAGCATGTACTAATTAGTTCCTCCCCTATTTACGATGAAAACAATAAACTTATAGGTTCTATAACTGTTGATAAAGATATTACGCAAACCATTATATTAAATAAACAATTATCCCACACATCAAAGGAATTGCAGCTTTTAAAAAAGAAAGTTTCGAATAACGGGTTAAGTAGTGCTTTCTCAAGTATCAAAGGAAGTAGTCCTCAAATTAAACAAACCATCCAATTAGCAGAAAAAGTGGCCAGGACGGATGCAACAGTTATTATTTTAGGAGAAAGTGGCGTAGGAAAGGAAATTTTCGCTCAAGCGATTCATGAGCAAAGCTTACGACGGAAAAATAACTTTATTCCTATAAATTGTGGAGCAATTCCTGAAACCTTATTTGAGAATGAGTTATTTGGTTATGAACGCGGCGCATATACAGGTGCATCCAAGCATGGTAAACCTGGAAAAATAGAATTAGCAGATAACGGAACATTATTTTTAGATGAAGTTGGAGAGTTACCACTTGATATGCAGGTAAAATTGCTTCGTGCCCTTCAAGAAAATAAAATATATAGAATTGGTGGTACAGTTCCAAGACCCATTAATGTTCGCATTATAGCGGCGACAAATCGAGACCTGCAACAGATGGTAAACATTGGAACATTTCGAGCCGATTTATTTTATCGTCTTAATGTGTTTCCAATTTCTATCCCTCCATTACGCGAACGAATCAACGATATACCAGATTTGATTTATGATTTTCTATATACATTACGTGAAAAGCATCAAAAGACTCCTCCAATCCTTCATCAGGATGCTTTAGATTATATGATGACATATCATTGGCCAGGTAATGTTCGGGAATTACTTAATATTTTAGAAAGACTTGTTATCTTAAATGAAACTGGTGAAATTAATGTTTCTGATGTTATTCAAGTCTTACCTATTCATGAAACTACTCCTGCGCCATCTACACCACGTACATTTTTAGATGAAAAGGAAGATTTAGAGGAGAAACGAATGATTGAAGCGCTTCATAGCACATATGGTAATAAAACTGCAGCTGCTCAAATCCTTGGTATGTCTCGAGCAACACTCTATAAAAAAATTAAAAAAACATAA
- the rpoN gene encoding RNA polymerase factor sigma-54, protein MNIELSQKQSLNIVMTPDLRQAINLLQYSTLGLAQFIKEQALENPFIELEEEVPEVNFSEASQTYRHKSRSNTNNEQQINLVDHISTNKDLSLSEYLLEQIRWLDITPRQLTVLRYLILNLDANGYLTLTCEDIALHLKEEEQFIHKCIHILHRLEPIGVGARTLKECLILQAEELFPQEGFIVPIISHYLDLLGERKWQQIAGELNISLNEVENVFTLIQSLNPKPGSAFISANTPYIIPDIIIEKRMAGYTISMNDTYLPKIYFNKQYNDLKSKNHETEKFLSKQEQKYNWLIKSIEQRRLTILKIMDVIVKKQVHFLEYGYEALKPMTLKEIADELGIHESTVSRATNNKFIHTPIGTFELRTLFTSKLEQNNGSDISSMKIKILLKQIIEKENKRKPYSDQKIVQFLKDKQGISVSRRTIAKYRDELNILPSSKRKLII, encoded by the coding sequence ATGAACATTGAACTTTCCCAAAAACAATCCTTAAATATTGTTATGACTCCTGATCTTAGACAAGCAATTAATCTATTACAATATTCAACTCTTGGACTAGCGCAGTTTATAAAAGAACAAGCACTTGAAAACCCATTTATTGAATTGGAAGAAGAAGTACCTGAAGTTAATTTTTCGGAAGCATCACAAACATATCGTCACAAAAGCAGAAGCAATACGAACAATGAGCAACAAATAAACTTAGTTGATCATATTTCAACTAATAAAGACTTAAGCTTATCAGAGTATTTATTAGAACAAATTAGATGGTTGGATATTACTCCACGCCAGTTGACTGTTCTACGTTATTTAATTTTAAATTTAGATGCAAATGGATATTTAACTCTTACTTGTGAAGATATTGCGCTCCATTTAAAGGAAGAGGAACAATTTATTCATAAGTGTATTCATATCCTCCATAGGTTAGAGCCAATAGGAGTAGGTGCCAGAACATTAAAAGAATGTCTTATTTTACAGGCAGAGGAACTATTCCCTCAGGAAGGCTTTATTGTGCCTATTATTTCTCATTATTTGGATTTACTTGGAGAGAGAAAGTGGCAGCAAATTGCTGGGGAATTAAATATTTCATTAAATGAAGTAGAAAATGTTTTTACACTTATTCAATCTTTAAATCCAAAGCCAGGATCAGCTTTTATATCTGCTAATACACCATATATCATTCCTGATATTATCATTGAAAAGCGGATGGCTGGATACACGATTTCTATGAACGATACATATTTACCAAAAATATATTTTAATAAGCAGTACAACGATCTTAAATCAAAAAACCATGAAACAGAGAAATTCCTTTCAAAGCAAGAGCAAAAATACAATTGGCTGATTAAGAGCATCGAACAAAGACGATTAACCATATTGAAAATCATGGATGTTATTGTAAAAAAGCAAGTGCACTTTTTAGAATATGGATATGAAGCTTTAAAACCGATGACATTAAAGGAAATAGCTGATGAATTAGGTATACATGAATCTACTGTCAGTCGTGCAACAAATAATAAATTTATTCATACACCAATAGGAACTTTTGAACTCCGTACCTTGTTTACTTCCAAATTAGAACAAAATAATGGAAGTGATATTTCCTCGATGAAGATAAAGATACTATTAAAGCAAATTATTGAAAAAGAAAATAAAAGAAAACCATACTCTGATCAAAAAATAGTTCAGTTTTTAAAGGATAAGCAAGGAATTTCAGTATCTAGGCGCACCATTGCAAAATATAGAGATGAATTAAATATACTTCCTTCTAGTAAAAGAAAATTAATCATTTAA